agaaagaaataatgcgttgcaagcctaaaaaatttggctttttcaagcatttttttaagcttttccagATCATAAACTGCACAGTTTATaaacatgtatagtttaaatacttgatataataaaataatttaagaaatatatttttgcttagaatgtatgctttaggagtagagtacgctaggctgggagtgcattgccgtaaaACGCGTcctgggtgggtcaactgcttgtgcCACGCGCGATGTTATTTTCGCAGGCgtgtcatgggtcagctggtctagcCGCGcgcaatgttatttccgggttttgtctcggccgttcgagtactgattttcattcgaaaatagaagcaaaaaaaatctgaacatttTCGTTCagaaaccaatttgttcgaaaacggggacgttcgagaaccgaggctttactgtaattCACTTTTCCAGGGATCAAAATTATTTGGACATTTGacataactgtaaataaaagcaaaatattaaTATCCACTTATTCTCTATTGCGCTTGTCCACATTCGGGTCACAGGTCAACTGGAGTCAAATTTGAGGGGAGAGGCAGGGaacactctggactggtcgcccactaaactccacactggcggggtgggtatttgaaccccggtcctcagaaccgtgaaaCCAGCGTCCAGACATGTTGCCCCACCACGCCGCGAGATTCATTAGTGTTGTTATTAATTACGCTGTCAACTGGAATCTTGGGaggctttttaataaatttttaaTGCCGAGATTCTCAACTAGGACCCAAAACTGGGTCAGTGTCCCATTTTGATTGGACTGTAGCCAGCGAAGAAAAAGTAAGTACATTTATTGTGATTTCCTTTTCATTTCCCTTACAGAAAGAGAAGCATACAAACTTTCCGCACGGAACATAGTCGGAAAGTTACTTCCTTGGGCTGAAAGCCACTAAATGATTCTGTAAACTGATGCAGTCGTGCTCAATTTTTGCCTGGCAGACGTCCTGGCGAGCAATTGGCATTTGAATAagagttgtgacatttttattggctCTCATAAAACTGTCAATTTGGGGAAAGACCCGAGCTATTTATTCTTCTCTCTTATGAATcagattttgttgtttgtgcACTGATGTTGGCCTCTTTCCCGTCCTTTCACTTCATATTgtcaattttgattttttttatagcaaaCCCACTGTGGTGATGTataaaagccacaaaaaaaaataaaaaaatctgtcatgaCCCCAAACACTTTTGCACTCAACTGTATTTGCGACGAGCAACCACTTACTGTAGGTGTACGTCGTCTCCGTTTTAGTTTCGCCGTTCTCTTGGTAGTCTCTGAAATGAGTCATACGGGGAAGAACTCGGatgacgggggaaaaaaaaatgttgcagccTCTCCCTGTCGAAAAGGTGTTGGCAAGACTCACTTGCTCTCCTGGTACTCCACCCACTGATACATCTCCACGTGTCTCTTCAACTTGACGGCCTGCACTTCTACGCCGTAGTTGGGGTCGTGTAAAGTCTGACCGTACAATCACAAATACAGTACGGtaaaattcccggcctacagagcgcacctggttataagcctcacccagtacatttgcaaaggaaataccatttggtacacacgtaggccgcagccgtgtaaaagccgctagcgccgccgcgctaacgctagcgcccacGCGCTGACagcgccggttaaaaaaaataaacaacatactggtaaaaatcactgagacacggcaataacacgctaatgcagcgctaacagggccggcgtgacggtctgagcactcccccgtgctgaaaagtccccttgtgattaatgtgcatgcgttaCAAACTAATTCTGGGTATATAGTAGAGAgctactgggaaatcccccgctctcatagttccccttctccatcagtggttcccaaattcaacctgggcccggacccccagtgagtcgttgaaaaagctcccggacccccaacctcaactttcgccaataatgtagtgctggacacagctatgccattctgggacaaagaaatactcaattttagtggctcacgtgttcttgctttttatttttgcacaataaatcaaaacgtggttcaacactggaatgggcaattctcacatcatgattagcttccagacgatttcgtttttttcgtcttcacatctAATAGAGTTGAAAACCCCGCCTCACACTTGTACGTAGTAACGAAGGGAACATAGTATTCCACGGCTGATTTGGCGAGTTTTGGGAACAGTTCCAACCCCTCGCACCAAAAGGTGCTGTTTGACTTGTTCTCAAATTGTTGACGGATGGCTTCTGTATGACGTTTTTGTTCtcttcttcagaaaaatattttattattactctgtCTCAGACATCGTGTCGCGGACCCCCTGGAATGACGTTTTTCACCtcctgggggtccgtggaccccactttgggaaccactgttcTACATAGagcgagctaacatacgttatatcctaaccgtaaccctaacctaaccttaaaataaaaagtatacacatatctgtacgttcgctgtgttcgtctttctgagacgtccatagcgaacatgaacgctcggcgacaagttgtcgaacggCACACGttgaagaagcatggatggggatgtttcagactggccggaagtttacaaaatatacgcgcatgcgtgTTAATCACaaaaagacttttcagcaccgggagcgctcagaccaacacacaggactggtaaaagtcacttcctcgacacatatattccacaggtatcttttggggaaagaaaatgcacaaattagccgcatcttcgcataagccgcagggttgagagcgtgtgaaaaaagtcgcggcttttaggccggaaattacagtccATAAAACACACTTTACGCCTTGGTTACTTCATTAGTACATGCTAACTGTAGTGctgtacagtattgtatttACCTTTACAGAGGAACTAATGCTCGTTTTTGATTGACAGTCGCATTCCTTTTACAGTGTGATTATTTTTGCGGTTGTGGTTTGGCCTGCACTGACAGACATTTCTAATTTATCCAATTATTAAATTGGGAAAAAGGGGCTATGAATACCTTTCAAGTCTATGCTCATCTTCAGCTTCATCAATCTTAAAATCCCCAAAAAAGGCCTGTACGCCACTTCCGTTTTCTGATGTTTtgggtgctctttttttttttttttttttttaatgattatcatttttatataccgtaatttctggactataagccgtgacttttgtcacacgctttcaaccctgcggccgataaagaaggaaagcaGAACTGCGacacgtaaacttggcataaatgaatcgatggtgagacgctggaaacggcagcgggaaaaactggagcaatgtaaaaagatgaaaaaagctttcagaggtaataaaagcaggtgacCTGAaccttgttgctgctgtgttgcagccatgtctcagtgacttttaccggtatgttttttttacccagccctgttattgctgtgttactaccgtatCGCTGCCGTGCTACTGCTGCGTCACACGCACTCTtaggaaagaaaagctaaggtacaTTATTAAAACTCTCTTTCTtcataaatatctcatgtttcagtgtgggcacatgcggcttatagacaggtgcggcttatgtatgtacacaaTGGttgttcctttaaaaatgtcctgggtgaggcttataatcaagaGCGGCTTAtggtccagaaattacggtaactgctTCTTATGCGACCTCTTGGCCATGTGATCATTGTAAATGAAACCACATTGTCAAATGACCTACCTGGTTAAGTAAAGgttcaaaaaatgaatataaaaattTCTGATACTGTCGATTAGGCTACATTACACAAAACCTACACTGCATAAACGAGGTATTAACCACCTTGTGCAAACATACAGAAATATGTACTTATAATAAACATTCATTGCCCCTCCCCTCCACATTTGTTAGCATAACttatctttttttcatcttaataAGTCATGTGAGGGAACCTAATTATATAATCAAAGAGTTATAAAAATAGTATGAGTAAAATTGCCAAAGTGGTTCTCAATTTTTTACACCAAGTGCTGTACCAAGACCAACACTGAAACACAGCAGCAGATCTAAACTTTTACCAAAAACGGGAGAGGTTGTACCCCAcccaaaattatatttaatattagtGAAACCAGgggggtcaaactcatttctatcgcgggccacattgtagttatggtttctgccagagggccattatgaatgaaaccatgaaaatctttaatcgattcatcatatttacgcgTTAAATTTGtcaactggttttggaatcagaaatcaaggatttggggtttttcaactattgttgatgtttggtaactcaAAAATGCTTTATGacatgacgatttgaaattttggttcagatttaagaaaaaatcatggaagtggacacacatgatttgccttcgcgggccgcataaaatcgtgtggcgggccgcatctgggccccgggccttcaGTTTAACACCCGTGGTGTAAGCCTTTTTAACACAATGCACAGTtggcacagtttgaacattaacccTGTGCTTAAATATAAGAATATATTACAAATGCCACTTAATGTACTAAATGTATCTACGTGATTAAAATGTAATGCACATAAAAGGTAAACAAAAATGATACATAAATAAGAGTTAAAAAGAAACTGCacttaaaagtgaaataaactTCAACTGTACTTGAGTAATTCTATCACacatcacaagatggagcccACGAACTATTATTCTTAATTTTATCATGCTTCTTTTATAGAATCATTACCCAAACTTATTATATTGGAATAGTAGTGATAAAAATGGACGGAGTCGCGTCTACCTTCGAGGTGCGCAACGGTGCAGACAGGTGAACCAAACGGTTGTTGTTCTGGAAGTCGTGGCTGGAGAAAGTGCCCAGCGACACCACCTGCGAGAGTCCTTCATCCAGGGAAGACGCCGTCCGAAGAGCTCGTCCCTGACGGGAGGAACAGGTTTTTGCGTTTGCTACGATGATGCGAATCTGGGGCAAGGGCTGTGGGTGAGCTGGGTGTTGACCGCGGTGCGACACCCAGCCCGCCAATCAGTTTCCCACCGTGTGCGTGATTCTCACCTCATTGGTGAAGAGAATATAAATGGAGAGGAAAACCAGTCCAACGCCGACGAGCGTTCCTCCGGCCGTGTCACCTAATCGCTGCAGGAATCCCGGGTTGCTGTGACTCCTTACACGCTTGTGTGAGTCTTTCCCTGAAAACTGAAACAAACTACGTCACCCCCActgaaaaatcaacaacaatgaGTCaaaaatggataggtttccaattacgccatcttgtctGTCATACAGGTCAGAGAACACGGGTGATAGGTGAagagtgaagtttttttctatcgttaatttatccgattggtcgaagggtgtggcaacgtcattggaaacctatccatatgACTAAAGACGAATGGGACCAAAATTGGACATTTATATTTGTCTCCAATTCAGAATATATAAAGTTAACAAATGCATTCCCCCGCCCCCTCAAAATGCCAAAGCAgtatttcagttgttttttttaaatggaaataaGACTCATTATCTCAATTTGTGAGCGCAAAGTTTCATGCACTGCTCAAGAGACATGCCTTTTACCGAAAAGCTATTATCACACAATTATAGATATTATTTCAAGGGGGTGTAATATAGAAGTGGGCTGATAGGTGATCGAACATAAAAGTCTTGAATCACAGGACAAAGGTGCCAAAGCAAAGAAAGCTCCAGAAAGAAACTGAAAAGATCTGACATGTTGTTGACTCTTAGATTATCACAAAATCCTTTTGCGTTAGACACTTCTAGGCTTCATTATAGATCATTCTGAACGAAATTTTGATCAACACTTAATTTTCACGGTGCTTGATGATGACATACGGGACCCATCATTTAATTTCAAGCAACCCATCATAAAACCTCTCGCCTGTTAATTGAATTGAGGGAAAGCTGTCCGGCACATAAGCACATATAACGCTGGGGACATGAGACAAAATGTACATtaaataatagtaaaaaaaatatattatcataaaatatattataatccATAATACACTGTTTGCGTCGCACACAGTCACTCATTGATGTTCGTCTTCTGGCAAGCAAGCTAGCATACTGACAAAGCGTCAACGCCCCCACGTTTAAAATCCAGAACGGTAAACTGTCATTATTGATAAATAGAGTTAAACGCAGAGTGTGTGAAAAGCTTACTGTTGTCGCCGAAGACATTTTTGACAACACGGTTTATAGAAACCTTGTTGTGGACGCTCACGAAGAAGACAAACGCGACAAACTTCAACGACCAATGAGATCGTTCCAcggctccttcttcttctctggtTTTGGTTGAACGGCAGTTCACAACCAGTAATTTTTTGCACTACCGCCATCTAACGGACCGCGTTGCGAATCAATAATTTTGGACTCAAACACAAAAAGGTTTCCAATAATTTGTGCAGATTATCTCGAGCAAATCATGAAATTTTATAACATTATCCATTGGTGTCATTCAGTGGCGTTACTAGGCATATTTTTAGGGGGCTCAAGCCGCCATGAAAACATCTCACCCCCCATCTCCAAATTATTCGGTATTATGTATTAACAGTGACGTTTAATTGTagtactttcatttttatttgactatATGAGCGAATCCTGTGACATTGGAGTACCCTTTTTCATGTGTAGACATTTTTAATCCGCCGCCCCACCCCCATTTTCCATACCTTTCACtcgggtggaacggtggatcagctggtaaaacgttggcctcacagttctgaggtcccgggttcaatcccggacccggctatgtggagtttgcatgttctccccatgttctAACCCtagcccgcgtgggttttctctgggcactccggtttccacccacatcctaaaaacatgcaacattaattggacactctaaattgcccctaggtgtgattgtgagtgcggctgtttgtctccgtgtgccctgcgattggctggtgaccagttcagggtgtactctgcctcctgcccgttgactgctgggataggctccagcactacccgtgacccttgtgaggataagcggcaaagaaaatcaatggatggtaCTTGGGTTAGAATTTTGGAGTACTAAAGTCTGGAAACAGATGTGACATGTATTGGTTTGTTCTTTTCTCTCGAGTCAATAACATTATTCTGGGTATTATATTTAATGAATTTCAAATCACACGAAAATGGAtgatgatacacacacacacacacacacacacacacttccaaaTTCATACATCCGGTAGATGTGCCACTTGTAAGAGGATTACTGCAAAGCAATTCGCGCCACTGATCATCTTCATCGCGCTCAGTCGGAAAGGGGAGAGGGAGATTGTTAAAATGGAGGAGTATGATGTCATAGTGCTCGGAACTGGACTCAAGGTAAGGCCGTTTTCTGGTAAATATCAAATCGCATCAAGTCAGTTTGGAGGTTTACGACAACGATCATCTTCCACTTGAACTTGGGCTGTGGATAAAAAATTTCAAAGATTCGGTAATTTTGCGCAATGTGTATCCTGGAGATGTTAAATATCTTGACGGCTTTTAATTAAATCTGAATGAAACATAGCGCTGTACTTTTTATTACCAGCACGTTCCAAAATGACTCCATCATTTCACTTTATTTATTCCCGGTCTGTCCGTCGCAGGAATGCGTCCTCTCAGGTTTGATGTCGCTAAACGGGAAAAAAGTCCTTCACATCGACAAGAACGCTCACTGCGGGGGGGAGAGTGCGTCCATCTCCCCCCTCGAGGAGGTGCGCTCGTCCAAACAAGCGCACATGGACTGTTCCGTCTTCGCCCTCGCTCACGGTTCATGCCTAATTCCCTTTTCAGCTGTACACGAGGTTCAAGATTCCCGGTCCTGTCACATCTCCTGGTCGTGGAAAAGAATGGAACGTTGACCTTATTCCCAAGTTTTTCCTCGGTGATAGTAAGGACCTGTTGAGATGAAGGAGagagtttttcctcatttttcccCTTCCCTACTTCCATGAATTGATTTCATGCTGTGCGTCTGACTGCATCAGGTCATCTGGTGAAAATGTTGATACATACCGACGTGACTCGCTATCTGGACTTCAGAGTGGTCGAAGGGAACTACGTGTACAAAGCGGGAAAACTGCACAGGGTCCCAGCCACTGAGGAAGACGCTCACCATTCAGGTCTGTGGATACTCTCGGATGGCCACTTGGAGCACAACGGTGTTAATTCAAGACCAGTTTTTGAGTTTAAAAGAATCTATTGATTGAGACCGGATGCTGGAGAGAGACCGTTTCTAAGTACTAGGTCAACAGCGAAGATAAAGGAACAATCTGGAGTCTTCCTGGTGTGGCCAAAGAATTTAAGACTGGGATTATGGTAACGGTGTACGGTATTGCCGTTAAACGTCTTCAATACATCTTTCAGATCTGATGGGGATGTTTGACAAGAGGAGGTTCAGGAAGTTGCTGCTTTTCGCTCAGAACTTTGACGTGAGAAAACCTCGCACGCATCACGACTTGGACCCCGAGCAAACCACCACCCGCGATCTCTTCTCTCGCTTTGACCTGGGACTGGACGTTGTAGAGTTCATAGGTCACGCCATAGCCTTGCACGGCAGCGAGAGGTCGGTCCCAAGTGGCAAAGCAAGTTAGGTTGTAGCTTGAGCGAAAAAAGGAACTAAcaaatctgtctttgtttacttGGTAGTTACCTGGACCAGCCCTGTGTGGAGACTATTAAGCGCATCAGATTGTATGCCGAGTCTCTGGCCCGCCACAAAACCAGCCCGTACCTCTACCCTGTGTTTGGACTGGCAGAACTGCCACAAGGATTTGCGAGGTAACACTTCAGAATTGATGGTATGGACAAAACGATTGGGATCTACATGATCAATTCATTAATGAATGAGGGTTAGGACTAAGGACCGAGGTCAACTGCGACAGGTTCCAGCTCCTCATGACCCGTGAATAaaataagcagtgtagaaaatgaacggatggatgaGTTGAAGTTTACGGGATGGTTTttgggaaaacattttcaatcccAAATGAATGGTTAGATGAAACTAGAGTAGAAAAACTTTTTATAAACCCCCCCAAGCATTTTTGGGATGAATTTTAGCGAAGACCAACAGCTAGTCTGACCCCGTAACTGTTCAACTGGATGGATGATGCAAATTACTTCCTATATCCTGATACATTTTCTTATTCACGGCCTTTAAGGATCACGATCCGAACGGTTTATTCATCTCAATATATGCTTCAGATTGAGTGTCGAGAATGGAGGAACGTTCCTGCTTAACCGAACAGTGGATGAGATCTTGTTGGACAACGGCAAAGTGACAGCCGTGAAATCCGAAGGGAAGGTAAGTGCGCCCTGCTCGGAAATCGCTTCAGTGGCCACATAACGATTTCCTTTGTTCTTCTCCTTGTCGTTGTTTTCCAGTTGTTCCGGTGTAAACAGCTCATCTGCGACCCGGCCTACGTTCCCAACCGAGTGAGGAAAGTGGGGCGAGTCGTCAGGGTCATTTGTTTACTAAATCATCCCGTCAAAAACACGCAGGAAGCCAAGTCGTGCCAGATCATCATCCCTCAAACACAACTGAACCGGAAATCTGGTGCGTTCACGTGCTTTGTTTTAATATCGTACCTCACAATCCCAACcatcatgccccccccccaccatgtCGATGCAGACGTCTTCATATCTGTAGTTTCCTACGCACACAACGTGGCCTCGGACGGGTTTTACATTGCAACGGTGAGCACGGCAGCTGAAACCAACCAACCGGAGAAAGAAGTGCAGCCGGGCCTGGACCTTCTGGAGCCTATCATGCAAAAGTGGGTCAGGATTCAGAAATATGTTCAACAGATAAACAAAGCATCAAGTGATTATGTGAGAAATTGAGAAATCGGTGCAAAGATAAACCAAGCACGTGAGTCTTGAGCCTGCTTTTAAAAATCGATCTTTGCGGTCCTGATGCCCTCTGGCAGGCTGTTCCGGAGGCCTCTCAGGAAAGTTTTATTCCAGCCGTTGGAATAATTCAAACAAAGGCCAGTGCCAGAAGACTTCAGGACTTGTGAGAGGTGATATGATAAA
This portion of the Syngnathoides biaculeatus isolate LvHL_M chromosome 10, ASM1980259v1, whole genome shotgun sequence genome encodes:
- the zgc:112334 gene encoding rab GDP dissociation inhibitor beta, whose translation is MEEYDVIVLGTGLKECVLSGLMSLNGKKVLHIDKNAHCGGESASISPLEELYTRFKIPGPVTSPGRGKEWNVDLIPKFFLGDSHLVKMLIHTDVTRYLDFRVVEGNYVYKAGKLHRVPATEEDAHHSDLMGMFDKRRFRKLLLFAQNFDVRKPRTHHDLDPEQTTTRDLFSRFDLGLDVVEFIGHAIALHGSESYLDQPCVETIKRIRLYAESLARHKTSPYLYPVFGLAELPQGFARLSVENGGTFLLNRTVDEILLDNGKVTAVKSEGKLFRCKQLICDPAYVPNRVRKVGRVVRVICLLNHPVKNTQEAKSCQIIIPQTQLNRKSDVFISVVSYAHNVASDGFYIATVSTAAETNQPEKEVQPGLDLLEPIMQKFVSVRSKLVPNDDGNKSQIFVSRSYDETDHFEGECEDIKDMYRRITGTEFRFTSHRHPSRSSDED